AGGCTCCATAATTTCCTCACAAGAAATACACTGTACCAGGTGAAAAATTTGACCCATAGTGATTTGATCGTTTTTTTTCCACAACACATATTCTGATGCTTTACACATATACATCCTTTATAATGTATTCTGATAAAAGTGCTATCGGTGTGAAGatcaacaaataaatattttaatatggaaATAAGTTTCATCTGTGCTGAGCAAGTTGGAGTCAAAGAACCTCAAAGCTTTGTTTGACTGACAACATTATCAATTTTATTGTGAAAAAGTTGTTGCTGTTCATTCACTAAGAACTGTACatcaataatttaaaaagttgttGCAAGAACTTCTGATAATAATTACGCAAGTTATTTAGCAGCTTTTAGCTTCAACCAAAGGAAAATAGTGTTTACAAATGGGTTCCCACTGCTCCACCAAATCACATTTCCCTTGATCCCGTTCACACAGAAGAAACCGCCACTTTGGCCACTCCAGGAGGGTCTCATCATACTGCCCGACTTAAAAACTATGAGcatttgttttcaaatataaTCCGAGGCTTCTGTTAcaaaaacactttacaatacaaaaaaaaaaagaagatgaaaTGGAGCGTTATAAGTTCTAAATCACAGAATTCCTTTTGAGTGTATGATGTGCATATTACAGAGAACAACAACCTTTGCTCTCAGGTGAGAGGGTTAAACTAATACATACGGATTCTGAAGATgaccaaaaagaaacaaaacaacactttTGTAGTATTTCTATAACCACAACCTTTCAGGATTTAAAGATTAAGGTGAGGGTGGGGGGCAATAACACCTTCTTTGGACCCTTTAGTATTTACGTCACCCAACAGATGGACACCAATACGCACAACTGCTCTAAAACACACAACCAATGTGTGCCAGGTTCATTCTATCAACTATAGTGACTGCAAAGGCCTTTAGCAAATAGCTTATAGGTCAAACACGAGAGCTCACAAGCCCTCTGAAGAAGTTTAAAGGCCTCCTGCTAGCAGCCTGTCACTCAGCACACTTTAAACAGGCTTCATTGGGCAGGTCTGCTGCTGGAGGCCGGGGCTCGTCCCTGAGATGAAGGGGTGGAGGAGAGAGGGGAAGAACACTGCAGGGTGGGGGTTTGACGAAATGAAGAGCATCCATTATTCAACAACTACGGCTCATCAGACCTGGAAGCGGAAGGAGGTGCTGAAGATTCCACTTGTGAAATCACCGTTTGATTTGTGCTTGATATTTCGAAGCAAGCTTGAATGGATTTATTATCCTTCATTCTGATATATCTTTAGAGAAACCATGCTGTATGTGAAGATTAAAAGGGCTTCGAGCAAAGACCTGACTTTTGAACTCATGCTACAACACTGAAAACTGGTAGAACACATGGACTTTGAAATCATTGAGCATTTTAGACGGAAAAGTGTAACGGGAAAGTACTGAAAGGTGTGGCAAATGCAGGGTTTGAGTGAGAAAATCAGGCCGCAAGCCGGTTGTGGTATTGAACTCTAGACATAAGAAGAAAGGTAATTATTACAGTACAAGGTTAAACTATTGACATGCAGGACAAAAACAAATCAGAGGAAGTGAGGAGAAGCTGAGACAAAAAAAACCCATTTGCAAATACTGTCCCCTGAGGAGAAGTTTCCTGTAATCCGTGTTTAAGGAGAAGACGGTTCTGACCCAATGACGAATATTTCATCCAACACCATTCAAAATCGGTCAGAGTCTTCAGCGAGGAAAGACGGTGAACAGAAGGTGTCTGGAAATGCTTGTGCCGTCGCTCTCAGCCTAGCGGTCCCACAGTCCACATTCAATAACAGTCACTCTGTTGATTAAGTCATTGTGCAAATGACCAGCAAATTCAAAGACCACCAATTTGCAGTGCAAATCACATTTTTAATGCATCGGTTTATACGCAAGCACTACAAGTAATTTTGCATCAGCCCCCTCTCATTGTTGGTAAGCATGCAAGACCATGTGACCGCGGTACTTCAGTTTTTGCAGGAAGAACAGGCCCCTACAAATAGCAAAAAAGAGGAACATCATATGCAGGGCACTGAGGATAATGAGTATGAGCAAATGAGAACAGAACCAAAGCGAAATATAAGCCCATAAGACAACTTCAAAATGAGGCCTCTCAGCCAATGCAGGGTTTGACCTGCATGGATTCTCCAGCAGAGGGCGCTAACACAGTAGGAAACATGCTGCCAGTGCTCACTGCAACAAAATCAGAGTCTGATGAAGGGTTTCTTTTTATTCATGATCTGTGAGTAAGGAACCAAGTGTACTGCAGCAGTGTGAGGGGAGAGATATAGCCGTCTGTAGCCACAGGAAGTGTTTGTTCACATCCTGCTCTCCCCACACCGGGAGGTGCCACACCTCTGTTGTGCCATCGGCCCAGCCCGTGTTGATTTCCTTGTGTGTTTGTCCGTGTGCACCTGAGTGTTATATAAGCGAGGGAGGGGGgtggccccgcccctgtgcccagTGGCTAGGAGATCTTACAGTTGTTCCTGGTGCAGTTCTGTGGCGGACTCTGAGGCGGCCGGATGGATTTCGAGCGTTTGAGGCTGTTGCCTTTGCTGCCTCCAGCGGCGGTGGCTAGTGAGTAGGACCGTCCGTGCATCATAACGGCGTTCATGCCGTTGGCCATGGAGAATGACTTCAGATGGCTCTTGATGGCCACAGGAAGCGGCAGCTTATCGATTAGGTGCACAGGGGTGCAGGACACAATGGCACGGCAGCACAAGTCCTGCAGACTGAATACTGCAATGACACaaagataaaacacacacacttgagtTACAACACAAATTCGATCAGAACGGTCCTGAACAGTTACATAATGAAGCCATAAAGAAAAGGCATGTGATACTCCAGGGATTCAACAGGAgctgtgattattttttattctctttaCAAAAGTGATGAGAATGTTTTGAATTATTCAGCATTGCCTCAGCAGATGTTAACACGCTGCCTgcatttcttttcaaatgaagtcgAATGCAAATGAGAATCACATGGGAAGCCTGACATCGGAATATTAGTTAATTGTGTTAGCACGTGATGTACATGGAAAACCCCTGGGAAGGATGTTTGAGCCCTTTatcaaaaaaaacaacagcatggcttctgGGGACAGACCAGTCCCGACaatataatttaaagaaatatatctcaccaatgctgcattcatttgatgattaaaataataataataataataatgtgaaaaattacaatttacattttaaaatgtaatttaaatattttaaaatgtaataaattatgctgatttggtgcccaagaaacattttacagtattatcaattataaaaacagttgtgctgcttaataactTTGTGGATAAATCTTctgtaaaattagtttttttgtaacaatataaatgtctaaaacttttgatcaatttaaaagcacctttgctgaacaaaagtatacAATTCTTCCAAAGCGCAGACCTCtgaatgataatggaatagaatCTTATTTTGCTTCTGCATGAACAGCCGAGGAGAGCAATAAAGAGTGTAAATCGCTGTCATTTTAAAAGGCATGTTGAGAGTGCTTCCCGTTCTCAGAACTGCAGGATGCTGCTTCTGCTAAACCGCTCATCTGAGGCACTGTGAGGTCTCATGGGAAAATTCCACATAAGTGGAAACAGACAGAGAAAGAAGAGCTTTGCTGAAAGCTTTCTGCCTCTAATTACACGGCTCTGGACGACATACAGTGTGGTTTTCTATGCTAATGGAAAGCTATGCCGATCATGCCAGTCTTCCTGCATCACTGTATTTGTGCAACTCCGTTCTAAAATACCAGAAAGAATCAACATTTGTGTCACTTTTTTTATAGATTTCAAAGTGAAGAGATGTTGGTGCATTGGTCTATCATTGAACACATGCTTGAGGAAGCCTCACCTCTGTTGGGCCTCCAGAACTTCTCCATGCCGTGCCTCATTAGCACGATGCGCGACAGCTCTGTAAACGACTCGATGACGTTGAAGTTGCAGAGGGGACTCACTTCGAAAAACGTCATGCCATTCTTTTCTGCATATGCCCGTGCCTGTTCTGTGGGGACCTGTCGCTTGAACGCCAGGTGCAGCCGGTTACCCACAAGAATACGGGGTACACCAGGTGCGTGCTgaggacagagacagagacaagaAAGTGGGTTAAAAAAGGGGGGATGGGAGGACCAGAGAGATGAGAACGAGGGAGATCGACAGTACTATCACTGTCACAAACAGTGTCACAGATGGACGgcctcatttatttattcaatgagGCCTGTCATATCTGTGCCTTTCTCGAGTCCACAGAGAAAACAGCACTCACTCACCTGTAGGGGATGTACTGTCCAGtcacaagtaaaaaaataaataaataaaaattcacactCAAGTCTCAAATCTTATTCTTTGCATCCTGAATCTCAAATGCTCCGAAAGACGTATATCAGTTATTAGTTGATATGCGccgatcacgatcagccgatcgttatgcgcatctcgtcagtaaatccggttctctaatcagcggtaaattctatcatgtgcgtgatttcacatagagcagctgttaactgagatgcgcaaatccacgttcattttcagcgtttatttgcgcatcttctcagttaacaacggctctgtgtagtaacagctgctctatgtgaaatcacgcacctaatagaatttaccgctgatttgagaaccggctttactgacgagatgcgcattaacgatcggccgatcgtgatcagaGCACCCCTAccttaaatcattaaaaatacaaaaaaatttatcTAACACTTAAATCTCAGAAAAGAATATCAAATTTTCCATTCTGTGCATTATAATGTTGcctaaattcacttttacatttaaaacaaaatgacTGAATTTACTGTTTAggactacatttaaaataataactgcattattgtattgtgtgtgtgttagaagtACATGGTTACTGGCCTGTTATCAGCTTATTGCTATTGGTTAGAATATTCATATCAGTTCATCATTACTCACAAGACTAAATGCCATTTAAATTGGCTCCATTAAATGCCATTCAGTTTCATCTGGTCTAAGTGGATGTTGTTCGGGCAGAATCAGCTGCAAAGTGGACCAGAAATTATGCTGAAAGTCAAAACTTTTGTACTTTTGGAAAGACGCGAGTCAAATAACAAGGTTTCAATCCATTTTTAAATTACGTCTCacagatgaataataataatgttaccattaataatgttttattggcagcaataaaaaaaaaaaggtatactAGTAATATATATGGATTAATATTTCTACATTACCCTTTTTTTAAtagattcaattttttttatagcgAGGATgcatcaaaagtgaaagtaaagacatgtataatgttaaaaaaatatttccatttcatataaatgctgttcttttgatctctCCTGAAAATGtaccagtttccacaaaaatattaaacagcacaggtGTTGTCAACatcaataagaaatgttactcaagcagcaaattagaatgatttctgaagcatcatgtcaCAATGAAGATAAATTAcatgttataataaattaaaataggcaacagctatttaaaaatttaatatttaacaatattactggtattattgtatttctgatcaaacaaatgcagtcttggtgaacataagggactttcaaaaacaaaaaaaaatatcttaccgacctcaaacttttaaatggtagtgtaaataatttgcaaacatatctataaaaCTAAAATGCCTCAACCttaaattacaaaatgtttatCAGGTGACTGCTAGAGACCTCAAAAGTTTCCTCCCTTTACTGATTTGAAGCTTCCTGAGCGAAGCACTGCACCATGCACCCTTCTGAAGCTCAGCAAGGTCAAAGCTCATTCTGGAATGAAATGACTCACTGTGAATCATTAGCTTAAATCTGACTCAAGTAAATGCTGCAAAGTCAAAGCAGAGCCTCAAGTATTCTAATATTTCCCGAAGCAGGTCAAAAGTCCCCAAGTTTACGTCTCTTGTGCTAACTAATACAACacgctctctctttctgtcatgtGTGTGGTTTGTGCTTTCTGCAGCTCTTTGTGTGAAGAAGTCTTCAGTCATACAACAAATACACACTCCCTAAGCACAGATATCCACACATTAAATATCTGCAAGCACACAATATTCTCAAACAAGGAAGGAAGAGAGCGTAACAGAGTAGCCTGAAAGGAAGGTGGCTGTAGTAAGAGAGGACATCCCTTCTGGATATCAAACACAGCaacaggaagaggaggaggaaaggaaaggagagtCACTGTGACACTGTATGGTACGAGTCTGGCTTTAAATTGCTGTAACTTTGAACAATATTCTTTTACAAATACACACATGTGCAGTAAGCGAGGACGACTTCTATCTATCAGTCTCAAGCTTAAAGCACACATGACTAGGGGTATAGTTGAGATCTCACTTCCTGTTATCATAAGGAGAGGATTAATTTTACCTCATCAATCTCCCTGATCCAGCGGTCTATCCCGTCAAAAGACCAGCGGTTGGTGATGTCATACACCAACAGGATCCCCTGTAAAGGACAAACAAACATGCATTGTTAGCCGGTATCCTGTTCACGCAGTGAAGAGGGATGTTAACAACACTTGCACATGAACTGTACTCTACAAAACCATTTCAACACACTCCAAGCCCACTAGTGAATTTGTCGTCTTTTTTTGGATTCAGACGTTTGAACCCAACTGTATATAAACGCATTATGTGAACTGTATGTCATGCATGTCCATTTTTGCCTTTAGCAAAGCACATCCTCCAAGCAAGAACAAACGGTAAAGCTCGAAGACTAaaagtgccttttttttttacctgcgcTCCCCTGGAGTATGACCTGAAAATGGTGCAGAACCTGCCTTGCCCCGAGGTGTCCCTAAAAGCAAACAGAGACAAGTCAGGACAAACAGCCTGTAAACACTACGTCAGTTAAGCTTGATACATGAGCTCTGTTGCAAAACAGTGAGCTTCCTTCATAGACGGTATTTTAAGGCATCATTAGAGCATTTATAATGTGAAAGCTGTTGTAAAAGGTGGGCATCAAAATTATGCAGCCTTCTAAGTTACCTTCTTTTGGCCACAATTAATTTCTTAGCAAAGGTGGCAAAACCAGAATGCACTGAGACAAGCTCTGTGAAAAATTCATCCAGTATGGCAGATGATTATGAGAAAATCTTAAACATAGTTATTTGTGTGCTATCCATTTCCTATGCTTTTAAGAGTATAGCATTAATAttaacaacatgctaacatcaaactAATGCTCCATGCTTCAGCACTATATGTGTAGCACTGAGAGTTAATGCCTATGAAAAGCGTTCCAAATCGGTCACTTAAGAGGTTCTATTTTAGTTACAATGATCCCTTAAAAGgcagctgcctatgtaggcagtAAATAGAAAGGTGGCTCACTACTTGGAGCTTGAAATCGACACTGTTTTGGACACAGTACAGTACAGAGTTTAAAGTTAACCCAAATACAAGATGACTCAGGCACTTGTGTTGGTGTCACAGACTAGAAAAACGAGTTTTCCACTGTGACACGTCTGCGCCCAAATAACCTTTCCAGCTGCCTACACTCTCTAGCTGTGAGAACTTTCTCACACAGTTAAGCTAGTCGTAATGAGGTGGAAAGTGTTAAATAAATCTGCATAAAAAAGTCCAAAGTGGCAGATGCATTTCTAAAGATGTGGGACTGAACCCACTCTAAGGGAAAGATGTTTAGTGGTGCACTTCCAGAATCACATCAGAGAGCTCATCAGATATAACTTGGATCTGAAACGTGCATTAGCAAAGATAGATGTAGGTTGAGATTAAAGCCCTTTGGAGATACTCTACAAGGAATATGCCGTAAGAAGCTCCATTACTACAAAGCATTACATTATATAGCCCAGCACATTACAGTAGACAATGGTAATTTCCTTAAGTGTTTTGAGAATGGCTCCTCAGGCATTTACCACACTGTGTGTTAATGCTAAtgagcttgttgtttgtcttcATAATGTGTAATTCTGCTGTTTTATACTCCAATGCCTTCCTGATAAGGAAACTTTACTTTTTCTCTGTGGAAGTGGCAAAATGCTTTTATGGCTGTTATGGCTCCAGATTTCTTAGCCTCCTTCAGTTAATGGAATGTTTTCTTTGATGATTTATGAGCTGCAATTgtgtatgttatatatttatacataaaaaataaatatgtatacgtatctttgcgtgtgtgtgtaatggtACATACTAAacattttttgattattttaaaagaaacaagTGGCAAAACTTTCAAATTCTGTCCATTTTTTCAGGAAATTTAGTTCAATTGGCAGCGTAGCGTGCGAGTGAACGTGACCATCCCATCACTTACTACTGCTTATAGCACAAAAAAGACATAACTGAACATCGAAAGAACTTATTGGAATGTATCACATCCCATTAtcactcaatcagtgtttcagccaagtcacatttacctcaggaaaTTCATTCAGTGTCCACAGCTCGCTAGTTCATGAGAGAAAAGTCTAGAGAagagcattttgctaaatatatgacCTCTATTAGCATGTACATTCATTATATTTTGCTTAACCAGTAAGTGATGTCttattgtgtgtttatataaaacTCAAGAAAGGTTATAACAGCCAATCTTTAAAGTATTATATTGTGGAAACTTAATTTTATAATAAGATTTACATTTAGGAGAGATTTAGAACaaatctaaaatgtatttgagCCTTTACAAATAATGTCTTAAATATTTTAGCTAttaaattttttaagtattttaattaataacaatactactactaataatactattataaatattatatagtaaaatattatatattatttttatttcaccatGAGATTTTCATTGTTAATTTTCATTGCGATGAAAAGACAGCGAGCTGTCTGTGGAATGAAGCCTGATTATAACGCAACTTAGCGGGTGATGCATTGTTCAGTGTTGAGGGGAACAACAAGACCGGAGTTGTGATCCACTTACCAAAGCTCTAGTTTCACTCTCCGCCCATCCAACAGGATCGTGGTGGTCTTATAGTCGATTCCTGCAGAATGAGAGACAGAGAACACTTAGATAAGACACGTACCTGTCTGTCTGCCATCAGATATCTACTGAAAAGTAAACTCTAGACAAGATCAGGAACTCCAAAAGCTTCGGCCGTCACCATGATTGCATTTGGTGTACTGGCTAATTTAATTCTCAGCCAATTCTTCCTTTCATTAGAAGGCACTAAAGCTGAAATGACCATCTTGATAATGACTGAGCACATTCAGTGGAGAGCTTGACAGCTGCAACCAATCTGCAGTTACTTAATGCTTTCATAGCTGAAATGTGACCAGGACGCTTCCCATAAGGCGATTACTATGACTGCTTATCTGCATTTATCATTCACAAAATGGAAAACTAAATACAGTACGGTCTCCATCAACTGAATGGCAATATCTGCATTTTTGCAGCATTCAAAATGGTTTTGTAATTTAATAGCCAGCTCTGTCTCTAACAAAGGCTCACTGCGTCTCTTTTCATACAGGCCTGTGTCTGTAATATTCACCATGCCATGAGTCCTTGTCTCAGTAGATCATCATCTTTTTGCACACTTGAGAAATCTGATTATATATAATGCTGACAACATGGACATGGACTCGTCACCAGCCTGGAGTGGTCGGGGAGAGTTTATTCATCATAATGAGAGTGGTTTTGGCCATTGCTTCCTCTGGTACATCAGCTTTGTTCCTCTGTGATTAGAGGCAAAAACAAAGTCCTCTTTTGTTGACAGCAACTGGTCAagtcgcttttttttttttttttttaattaattgctcAGCATTACAGCAGaaaattaactaatattaatagaaattaaaaaGATCCAGTTATCAGTTTTTCACTACTTTTGTTAAATCGTGCATCTCTACGGCAGAGGCTTTAAAAAGAGAAAAGGAAGGGGAAAGAAGGGACGGTCATCTTTTTTAAGATACTTGGTAAAGctttgatgactctcaaacagaACATGTCTGAAGGGGAGTCTGCTCTCACGCTCCGTTAGAAAGGCAGCGTAAGATCTCCTGACAAGCGAATGTCGGCTGCTTCTGATCGCATAGGTTTCTTCAGTCCTCCATTATTAAACATCTACAAGAGAATGTAACGAGGGAAAATAACACAGACCTAAAAAGAACCACTGggtctgattctctgctgctctCGATCCTGCTGTGCTCTTAAGCAGGGCAGCACATCAAGCCAAAGGCGCATCGCACTTCCTTCCTCTAGCATCCCTCCTCCTACGTTCTGGGTATTTTTACGGGCAGATGGCTCGGTTAAGCAGCCTGACAAGGGCAGTATGGTGTAATTATCATCTCAGATTCCAGCACAGGCCTCAGGCCGAGACTTCCCAGCCATGCTGAGAAAAGACATCCTGAAACGGCTTGTTTTGAGGAAGAGCCTGGAAGTGAAAGCTCCAGCAAGACTTGAGGACACGGGAGAAGGATCAAGTGGACAGTGACATGTGCGGGCATGTTTAATTTGATTTCAACAGCCTATTATCAATGGACAGgggaaacaaaaaatgttttcaacaggAGAATGTAGCAATGTTGTATTTTTTCATAGCAGGAGGCCTTTGCTTTCAGAGCATGATGTCTTCGTGTCTCATTGTTTGGTTTATTCATAACATATATAGATGCTGTGAATTGCAATATGCCCAGCTACGCGAGAGTAAGAGAGTAATTTCAAACACTGCGAGCACATGAGAGCAATGAAACAAACATGCCTGAGGCTGAGAAAGGTAGAAAAGCTGGTTTCACTGAGACCCTTCTTTCAACAggagcttgtgtttgtgtgtttaaacAGCACACAACATGACTCTGACTTACATATATGATCACCACTTCATTCATCAGAGGGTGAAGAAATGTGGAAATTCGCTGTCCACAAAAAATTCAACACAATGAGAGCAGGGTCATAATGAAGTCTTTTTGAGGACTTGAAGGTtttgctaaaaataaaacattcagagTAACTCTGTCTGAGGTTTAGCTGCAAGGCTGATTTTAGGCATCATTTTAGTTAAAGAAATAATGGAAAACTGTGACTATAACTGTACTTTTGGCACACACTCAGCCTGTCTTGTAATGCTTGTTTATATTCACGCGCGGCTCCACACCACACGTCTCCATGAAGCAGAAGCTTGATTTTGCTAAATTAAAATTGCTAAGCAAATCGAAATGTCAAAAAAAATGTACCccaaatcgcacagccctagattCAAGCGCATCATTCTGTTCATGGGATGTGAACAACTGCTTTGTGCCACTCCGTATCAGAGCCTTTCATATTATCATACCAGCAAAATCACAAGAGGTCAAACAGGTTCATtaaaacggttgattcattcgaAGACTAGGCAAGTGACTACTGTCTTCATGAATGGGTTACTGAATAACTGACTCATCTGATAAGTTAAAAAAATGGATTCATTcagaatcaaaacactgctgtgttgctcagagacacagttctgctgtggctttgattGAAACTTCGTCAGCGAAATTGAGCAAAACCAGTCAATTTTCCATTACAAACTGCAAACTTTGAGTCTGTTTAACTCACAATGAAGAACTTCCACGCCGACGACGTTTACATGCGTTTACATCCGTCAATACAGGGATGGGTAGATTGATCCAT
The sequence above is a segment of the Carassius carassius chromosome 9, fCarCar2.1, whole genome shotgun sequence genome. Coding sequences within it:
- the LOC132149066 gene encoding ras-related protein Rab-40C, encoding MGTQGSPVKSYDYLLKFLLVGDSDVGKGEILDSLQDGSAESPYAYSSGIDYKTTTILLDGRRVKLELWDTSGQGRFCTIFRSYSRGAQGILLVYDITNRWSFDGIDRWIREIDEHAPGVPRILVGNRLHLAFKRQVPTEQARAYAEKNGMTFFEVSPLCNFNVIESFTELSRIVLMRHGMEKFWRPNRVFSLQDLCCRAIVSCTPVHLIDKLPLPVAIKSHLKSFSMANGMNAVMMHGRSYSLATAAGGSKGNSLKRSKSIRPPQSPPQNCTRNNCKIS